TGCTGTTTCTGTCGGTATCTCTGGAAAGTCTGTGAGGGCATGGGAGGATTTTGTGTGGGTAGATGTGTTAGGAGGCGAGCACTTCTTCACTGGAAACCACATCTGGGGTTCTAAAGTTCAGCTATTGAAGAATTTCCAAATAATGGAAGGAAGATAATGAAACAATGATAAAGTTTTAGTCATCTATGGAGAGACAGGGaagttttttttatatgtttatcaaACATTGTGCTTCTCTGTGTTCTAAACACTGAGGCTATAGCAGTAAAAAGACAAAAGTGCCTAATCTACGTGTAGATTATGTTTTAGAAAGAAGAGgtggacatttaaaaatagataatgataataaaagaaagatgGCAAATGTACACTGAATGATGAGTTTGTGGTTGTGCTGTACTTGTTTGTCTTAGCAGCCCTTCTGATGAAGGGACATGTAaggagaaagttgaaaaaaagtATAAACGAAAGTCATGCAAATAGCAGCAGGATGGTAATTCTAGGCTGAGTAATGAACAAGTGCAAAAGCCTTGACGCATTAACAGCTCGCCCAGACCACTTTCAGCCACTTTTGGTTTCTCTTCCTCATCTTCTTTGTTCTTTGATATTGCAGTCTCGGCCAGTCTTTGATGTCTGTGCAATTAGAATGCTTTTTATTTGTACCATTCTTATACCATCCCCTTTCAATCTTCTCAGCCATCCAGGGGTCTTTAACCAGAAGACAGAGGAGAGCCTCAGGAGTCAGGACCAGAAGAAGCCAGGGAAGCAGTGCAATGGCTTCAAAAATCTTGCTTAACGTACAAGAGGAGGTGACCTGTCCCATCTGCCTGGAGCTGTTGACAGAACCCTTGAGTCTAGACTGTGGCCACAGCCTCTGCCGAGCCTGCATCACTGTGAGCAACAAGGAGGCAGTGACCAGCGTGGGAGGAAAAAGCAGCTGTCCTGTGTGTGGTATCAGTTACTCATTTGAACATCTACAGGCTAATCAgcatctggccaacatagtggagaGACTCAAGGAGGTCAAGTTGAGCCCAGACAATGGGAAGAAGAGAGATCTCTGTGATCATCATGGAGAGAAACTCTTACTCTTCTGTAAGGAGGATAGGAAAGTCATTTGCTGGCTTTGTGAGCGGTCTCAGGAGCACCGTGGTCACCACACAGTCCTCACGGAGGAAGTATTCAAGGAATGTCAGGTAGAGCCCTAGATGGAGGGAGATGGGGCAGAAGATGGTAGTTGGTGGAAAATCTCaccttttcatcctttttttttttttttttgagacagagtctcactctgtcgcccaggctggagtgcagtggcgtgctctcggctcactgcaacctctgccctctgagttcaagcaattttcctgcctcagcctcccaagtagctggtgccaccgcgcttggctaattttttttttttttttttttttttttttttttgtatttttagtagagacgggatttcaccatcttggccaggctggtcttgaactcctaatcttgtgatccacccacctcggcctcccaaagtgctgggattacaggtgtgagccaccatgcctggccttttctttcttttttttttttttttgtgagcaataaagctttttaatcacctgggtgcaggcggactgagtctgaaaaaggagtcagcCCTTTTCATCCTTCTTTACCCCTTGTGGAACCGTAATTCTGAGTCCCGTGATCTTCTCCATGTACATCTTTCACACTATGCTCAGCTTCCAATGCCTGGGGTACACTCCTGTGTATTCCTTTCATTTACATAACAGATGATCCTAGAGTACAGTCTCTTAGCCAAGAATGAgagatttttgtcttgttttttcctttttcattgtatAAGTGataaattccttcccaaagttagctctcttgcttctctaagCAGGATAATTGCTAAGGAACATTGTGGATTGAACGAGGAAAGAGCATTGATAAGAGGAAAGGACTTTCTGCAGGGTAAATACTTACTCTAAGGAAAGACAGAATCAGGCTACTCCTTTTGAGGGGTATTGATTTTCATCACAGTGAATGAACAATACATTCATCTCCTCAAAATTTTCCCCATGTCATAGATTCTAATCACCAGCTTCACAGTTTCTGTAAATTGCTTTTTTCTGGGATCAACTTGATTTTTTCCCTGTTTGTCCTCTATCCAGATACTAAGAAAGCTTATAGCTTGACTCTAGTGTGATTCCCTTCTCATAGGAGAAACTCCAGGCAGtcctcaagaggctgaagaaggaagaggaggaagctgagaagCTGGAAGCTGAcatcagagaagagaaaacttCCTGGAAGGCAAGAGGAGATTCTGAAGGATTTCTGAGACAGGAATCTCGACAGGACCTTAATCCAAGGAGGCCTCGCCCTTTTTGTTCCTTGACATTGCATGAGTCCTGAAGCCATTTGATTAGCTCTCTTGTCTGTCCTGTCCCTGTTGGGGGTGGAGGCTAGAAAGTGGACATGTtacaatcacacacacatacctggAACTGAGCACAAAGATAGACTCTATGATGAGGAAGGCTAGCAAATACTGTGTTCCATTGCTCTTTTCCAATGGGGCTCTACTACTTCTGGTGGAAGACACTACATAAAGGACTATGGTTTTCCTCAAGATTCAAATTAGGAGTGTGGTAAGGCAGGCAGTCATGAATATCCAGGAAAGCTATCTAGAAGCTAAGCCTTATGTTTTATACTTTGTCTCAGGGTTGGCCTAGATAAGACAGTTTGAGGTCATTGTTTTGGTAGGTACTGAAAGGAAAATAGTAGGAAAAAATAGCTTCCCTCCAAGTACCTCTATTGCTTCTACTCCCTTGCTGATTTGAactccctgaaaaaaaaatcgATATAtagataatacaaatatatatatacagataatataaatacacacacacacacacatatatatatatatatatatttccctacTGGCTCCTAATCCCTTGCACAATAGGCCCTTAGCCTGACAAACTTACTACAACTCTCTCTTGTCCATCCTTGCAGTATCAGGTACAAACTGAGAGACAAAGGATACAAACAGAATTTGATCAGCTTAGAAGCATCCTAAATAATGAGGAGCAGAGAGAGCTGCAAagattggaagaagaagaaaagaagacgcTGGATAAGTTTGCAGAGGCTGAGGATGAGCTAGTTCAGCAGAAGCAGTTGGTGAGAGAGCTCATCTCAGATGTGGAGTGTCGGAGTCAGTGGTCAACAATGGAGCTGCTGCAGGTAAGAAGGTTCACTCAATCTGAGATTCTGGGAACACAGTTCCCTCCTGTGTCCTTGCGTTCTCATCCTGGTGGTGACACTAAggggtttctttggccttgcagTGCCGCCTTGTCGTCCATTCTAGATGTCATGGACATGaatgacatttttattaatttataaagtaaGGGAATACATTTTACCTTGCAGAAAAGATCCATTATATCTAGTTATAGTCTCTAGGCCCCTGTTATATGTGATCTAGTGTCAAGCATTCATCAGACTTCTCTTTACTCAGGTTAGTCACAGGTAAACACATGCATTTTCAGGTTTAAGAGCATACACATTTAAGAAATGTGTTctatttaagtttaaaatatgcttatttgTTATGCAAATGttccctgttaatttttttttttttttttttttttgagacggagtctcgctctgtctcccaggctggagggcagtggtgcgatctcggctcactgcaagctccgcctcccaggttcacgccattctcctgcccagcatcccgagtagctgggactacaggcacccaccaccacgtctggctaattttttttgtatttttagtaaacatggggtttcactgtgctagccagtatggtcttaatctcctgacctcgtggtccgcctgcctcggcctcccaaaatgctgggattacaggcctgacccaccgcacccagccccctgttacttttttttaaacataaagtgATAGAATATTGAGCCTTTTGGGGAGAAAGATGGACAAATATATAGACAGACAGTGCTCTCCTTTCTTTGCtgaatttccaaatatttcctttttaagattTGGAACGAAGCAGGAGAGTAACTGATTTTCATTTGTTGAATTGTTTGCTTTGTCTCTAGTGCTTATATCCCAGCTTTTTTTAAactcctttttccttttgtcttctttttttgtttaaatttaagaTTACTCTGGAACAGAGGTTCCTAAACGTATTTTACACTCATTAgtatggctataataaaaaaagatggacaataccaagtgtttgggaagatgtgaagaaattgaaaccttcTTGAATTGCTAGTGGAGATGTAAAATAGTAAAGCTTCTTAGGAAAAACTGCTTGGCAGTTGCTCAGAAATGTAAAGAGAGTTCTCATGTGGCCTAGCCATTCCATTCCTACCTATATACCTAGAAGAACTGAATACATATATTTGTGCATAAACTTATATATGAAAGTTCACAGTAGTATTgttcataaataaaaacaactcgTATCTCCTTAACTGATGAttggataagcaaaatgttttATATCCAAACAATGTAATATTGTTTAGCtgtgaaaaataatgaattaataatacatgctatgacatggatgcaccttgaaaacattataattGAAAGAAGGCAAACACAAGTTCTTTtttgtatgattccatgtatatgaaagtcTGTGAGTAGCAAATCCATAATATAGAAactagattagtggttgccagggctcTGGGGAAGAATAGGAAGTAATTGCTAATTAGTGTACAATTTCTATTTGTAGTGATGAAAATGATCTGGATTTACTGTGCAATGATGGTTGCACTAcattgtgaatattttaaaacctgTTAAATTGTGCACTGTAAAGGGCAAATCTTATGGTATTTGAACTACAtctcagtaaaaacaaaaacaaaaaggttcCGTAGGCCCTTTTTTATGGTTCTTCCTTAAGCTCTTCACAACCCTTTGAATCGCCACCTTCACAAAAGAACACTGTGTTTATGTCATTTGTCCAGGCATTTGTCCTATTTAAGTCAGTCTTAGTTGCTATTTGGTcacttggaatttaaaaaaatattggtagatcaaaaattataaatgctGTGGGATTAACATTTCACTTCTAGATGTTAGCTTCAAAGAATGGCAAATGGAAAACTTAGGAACTTATTCTTTTATCTGAGTAGGGACTTTGGCTATTCCTCTCCAATATGTTAAGATATAATCTGttggtggggcgcggtggctcacgcctgtaatcccagcactttgggaggctgaggcgggtggatcacgaggtcaggagatcgagatcatcccggctaacacagtgaaaccccgtctctactaaaaatacaaaaaattagccgggcattttataatatacaaaaaattagctggtgatggcggctgcctgtagtcccagctactcgggaggctgaggcaggaggatggtgtgaacccaggaggcggagcttgcagtgagccaagatggcgccactgcactccggcctgggcgacagagcgagactcagtctaaaaaaaaaagatatgtgctGTTGTATTTGTGGTATGTCTCCTCCACAATCCCATCTCCTGAGAGTCCCTGTAACAGCTTTCTTTCTATATGGATTCTCATGATGGCGATCGGGATGGATGGTGTTATCAAATATCCATTGTTTGTTTGCTAGAGGGACTGATATTCATTTCGTAAGAGCTACATTCAACACTTACTGCCAAAGAACGATCTAGACAGAAAGACGCTAAACTTGAAAACTGTGCAAAAATTAGATGAGATTTTAGGTTGTTTCCCTTATAAAGGAGATACTTTGATTTTTAATGCTTTCTGtaatagttttattatatttggccatttttatttttgaaaggatGGAATGGTAGGTAGCTAAATGAGGGAAAGAAGATGGCAGttactattatttaaaatttttttttccaggtttcttaaaattttagattcaggggcacattcaattcagtggcatttagtacattcagaTTGCTGTGCAACCATTAAGTGGGATCCCTCTCTGGACTTTTTCaccatcccaaactgaaactgtacCCATTAAAAAACAGCTCCCCATTCCCTTTGGTCACCACTGCTCTACTTcgataaccactattctactttctgtctctatgacttTGCCTattctaagtacctcatataagtggaatcatagaaTACTTGTCCTACAGGTTTCTTATAAGGGTCTATTGCGTAATGCTAGGGTTTGGGCTACATGGTACTCATTATTTTTGTTTCGTCAATCTCCATTCCCCGTTTTTCTGGTAATAACACCTGGAATTACTCTTGGAAGAAAGATTAGCATGTCTATTTCCATCCTTGTACTTGTTTAGACCTGAGAAAATCAGCACTATCAAGAATGAATGAGTTAATTATATGTAAATCAGCGTATCCAATCCTTACATCCCTACCAGCCACACAGTGATTATTTTAAGTTGGACATCTGACCCAATCCTGAATGCTTGTGGGTGACAAAATTGTACTGTCATTGCAGTGAAGGGAAGTTCTCCTTTTCAGCAGAAAATAATATCAGGAAGATAATTCAAATAAAGAGATTCAAGTTGCTATCAACTAAAATCTGAGAATACAGTCAAAATATAGGGAAGAAATGAGAATTAATAGGCACAGAGAGGCCAGAATTGTGACAGAGGTTTGAGCTTTCAGAGCCATCTGTGACTAAAGTAATACCTCTCTGGCCACAACCCTTACTTTCTTCCCAGTTAAGGCAATTTTAGTTGTTGAACAACAAAACTATGCTAATATAGAGAGCAAAACCATTTATTTGGTTGTACACCAGCTGGTGTCATGAAAGAGTAAAGCCAAATATATTGGTACATCTTGCTCAAAACAAATTAACCCATAGTGGTGATGATGGGGGAATGCAG
This genomic window from Pan troglodytes isolate AG18354 chromosome 9, NHGRI_mPanTro3-v2.0_pri, whole genome shotgun sequence contains:
- the TRIM34 gene encoding E3 ubiquitin-protein ligase TRIM34 isoform X2, which translates into the protein MSVQLECFLFVPFLYHPLSIFSAIQGSLTRRQRRASGVRTRRSQGSSAMASKILLNVQEEVTCPICLELLTEPLSLDCGHSLCRACITVSNKEAVTSVGGKSSCPVCGISYSFEHLQANQHLANIVERLKEVKLSPDNGKKRDLCDHHGEKLLLFCKEDRKVICWLCERSQEHRGHHTVLTEEVFKECQEKLQAVLKRLKKEEEEAEKLEADIREEKTSWKYQVQTERQRIQTEFDQLRSILNNEEQRELQRLEEEEKKTLDKFAEAEDELVQQKQLVRELISDVECRSQWSTMELLQDMSGIMKWSEIWRLKKPKTVSKKLKTVFHAPDLSRMLQMFRELTAVRCYWVDVTLNSVNLNLNLVLSEDQRQVISVPIWPFQCYNYGVLGSQYFSSGKHYWEVDVSKKTAWILGVYCRTYSRHMKYVVRRCANRQNLYSKYRPLFGYWVIGLQNKCKYGVFEESLSSDPEVLTLSMAVPPCRVGVFLDYEAGIVSFFNVTSHGSLIYQFSKCCFSQPVYPYFNPWNCPAPMTLCPPSS
- the TRIM34 gene encoding E3 ubiquitin-protein ligase TRIM34 isoform X1; its protein translation is MASKILLNVQEEVTCPICLELLTEPLSLDCGHSLCRACITVSNKEAVTSVGGKSSCPVCGISYSFEHLQANQHLANIVERLKEVKLSPDNGKKRDLCDHHGEKLLLFCKEDRKVICWLCERSQEHRGHHTVLTEEVFKECQEKLQAVLKRLKKEEEEAEKLEADIREEKTSWKYQVQTERQRIQTEFDQLRSILNNEEQRELQRLEEEEKKTLDKFAEAEDELVQQKQLVRELISDVECRSQWSTMELLQDMSGIMKWSEIWRLKKPKTVSKKLKTVFHAPDLSRMLQMFRELTAVRCYWVDVTLNSVNLNLNLVLSEDQRQVISVPIWPFQCYNYGVLGSQYFSSGKHYWEVDVSKKTAWILGVYCRTYSRHMKYVVRRCANRQNLYSKYRPLFGYWVIGLQNKCKYGVFEESLSSDPEVLTLSMAVPPCRVGVFLDYEAGIVSFFNVTSHGSLIYQFSKCCFSQPVYPYFNPWNCPAPMTLCPPSS